The Leptospira paudalimensis region CATGGCAATATGAGAGAACGTTTACTTGGAAATTGTGGGATGAGTCTTTGGAACCGTTTTTCGGATTCTTGTGAAAATTGATACGCCATTAACAATCAAGCTCCCCTGCAATGACATTGAGTGAGGACATCGTCGCAATGGTATCTGCCAAAAGTCCACCTTTCACCATTTCTGGGAACGCTTGGTAGTACCAAAAACATGGGCGTCTCACATGTACCCGCCAAGGAGATTTTTCCCCTTCAGATACTACATAAAATCCAAGTTCCCCATTGGCAGCTTCCGTGGCATGGTAATATTCCCCTGCTGGAACTTTGACTCCATGCATGATGATCTTAAAATGGTAAATGAGTTCTTCCATATTGTGGTAAACACGGTCTTTGGGTGGAAGGAAAGTGTGTGGCACATCTGCATGGTATGGACCTTCTGGGATACCATCAATCAGCTGTTCGATGATCCGCATAGACTGACGCATCTCTTCCATACGAACCAGAGTTCTGTCAAGAGCAGATCCGTCTTCTCCCACAGGGATGTCAAAGTTTACCTTATCATAGAACATATATGGGTCATCTTTACGAACATCCCAAGCAACTCCTGCCGCGCGTAAGTTTGGTCCTGAAAATCCGTAAGCAATGGCACGTTCAGCAGAAATCCCACCAATGCCTTTTGTTCTTTCATTGAAGATTTTGTTACGGATGAGGAGTTCTTCGAATTCGTCTAACGCTGGTTTGAGTCCTTTTAAAATGAGTTTAATTTCGGATTGGAACTCAGGGTAAATATCTCGTTCCATTCCACCCACTCGGCAGAAGGTAGTCGTGAGGCGAGCTCCAGTAAGTTTCTCTAAAATTTGGTAAATGTTTTCGCGGTGGTGGAAAAGGTGTAATAAGCCAGAAAAAGCTCCGAGGTCCACACCCATAATCCCATTACAAATGATATGGTCCATGATCCTGGAAAGTTCAGAGATGATCATACGAACATACGTCACACGATCAGGTACTTGGATTTGCATCATTTTTTCCACTGTGAGGATCCAACCAATGTTGTTCAGAGGTGTGGAGACATAGTTCATCCGGTCCGTACAAACCAAAAACTGGTTATAATCGTAACGTTCCCCTAATTTTTCAAAACAACGGTGCACATACCCAATCACAGATTCTGTATCAACAACTCGTTCTCCATCGATCTGGATTACGTTTTGTAAAATTCCATGTGTTGCAGGATGGCTTGGTCCTAAGTTAACGAGTAAATGACCTTCTGGTAGGTCTTTGAATTTTTGACCGAAGTGTTCGGCTGTTTTTTCGTACATTACCATAATGATTGTTTACCGCCTAACCGGTAATATCCTCTTCTACGTGAATGGTCAGTAAATCCTCGATGAGGTAATCTTGGCCTGGTCCTTCGAGTGGGTAGTCTTTTCTGAGTGGGTGGCCCACAAAGTTATCAGGCATAATGAGTCGTTCCATTCGTGGGTGGTTTGAAAACGGAATCCCCATCAGATCAAATACTTCTCGTTCCGGCCAATTGGCAGCAGGGAAAATTCCCGCAATGCTTGGAACCGATTCCCCTTCTCCCACAGGGACACGGAGTTGGAATCGGAAATGGTTGTTTTTTGGGGACCGAAGGAGGTATACCACTTCGAATCTAGGTTCCCTTTTTCCTAACCAATCGATGGAAGTGAGGTCATTTAAAAAGGTAAATGCAAACTCAGGGTGATCCTTTAACGTCTGTACTACGGTAGTTAGACTTTCC contains the following coding sequences:
- a CDS encoding NADH-quinone oxidoreductase subunit D, translating into MVMYEKTAEHFGQKFKDLPEGHLLVNLGPSHPATHGILQNVIQIDGERVVDTESVIGYVHRCFEKLGERYDYNQFLVCTDRMNYVSTPLNNIGWILTVEKMMQIQVPDRVTYVRMIISELSRIMDHIICNGIMGVDLGAFSGLLHLFHHRENIYQILEKLTGARLTTTFCRVGGMERDIYPEFQSEIKLILKGLKPALDEFEELLIRNKIFNERTKGIGGISAERAIAYGFSGPNLRAAGVAWDVRKDDPYMFYDKVNFDIPVGEDGSALDRTLVRMEEMRQSMRIIEQLIDGIPEGPYHADVPHTFLPPKDRVYHNMEELIYHFKIIMHGVKVPAGEYYHATEAANGELGFYVVSEGEKSPWRVHVRRPCFWYYQAFPEMVKGGLLADTIATMSSLNVIAGELDC
- a CDS encoding NADH-quinone oxidoreductase subunit C, with product MKEKLTEFIQSQFKDSLLPQRDINTNLLYFSIQKESLTTVVQTLKDHPEFAFTFLNDLTSIDWLGKREPRFEVVYLLRSPKNNHFRFQLRVPVGEGESVPSIAGIFPAANWPEREVFDLMGIPFSNHPRMERLIMPDNFVGHPLRKDYPLEGPGQDYLIEDLLTIHVEEDITG